The Triticum aestivum cultivar Chinese Spring chromosome 6D, IWGSC CS RefSeq v2.1, whole genome shotgun sequence genomic sequence GGTACCCTCCCGGAACCGGCAACGGTCGCGGCGGGAACCCTAACTACTACGGGCGTGGCCCGCCGTTGTCGCagaacaaccaccaccaccaccagcagacGTCGGGGGCGCACCAGCAACAATACGTGCAGCgccagccgcagccgcagccgcagcagcacCACCAAAATAACCACCAGCAGCAGCACCACCAAAATAACCACCAGCAGCAGCATCACCaaaatcaccaccaccaccaccagcagcagcagcagcagtggctgCGGCGAAACCAGATCAACGCGGCCGGGACCAGCGGGCCCAAGGTCGTGGGGCCACCCCCAGCGGCGGTCGGCAACGATCCTAGGTGAGACGATAAATAGTTTGGATGGCAACTTATAGGTCATGGTAGCTGATGCTTCAACACATAGTTTAAGCATCACCAATGTAGCTTGCGAAAGCCAACCAGATGCTGTGGGAGATGCTTCTTTTTCTGATGCTAAGCAACCCACAATAGTTTTCCGCATTCTATGTTTCTAGCTGAACTGTAATACAATGTAGTTTAGCAAACATCGGGTAACTAATGAATCATTAATCTAGACATGATCATAAATAACCATTCTAAGTGGAGAAACGTGAGCTGGAGATGGCCACTCAGCAATTATTATACTTGGTTTGTGCAGTTCACAAGATTGGAAGGCCCAACTGAAGCTTCCACCCGCAGATACACGATTCAGGACAGAGGTAATTCATGCCATCTTGATTCTTCGTTTTGTGTTTGTTTCTGGAGTTAGGGTACTTCGGATACCAGGAATACCTGAACTTTGCAATGTGTCGGTCGCCATCTCTACTTTGTGTAACTAGTTATTTCTTGCCGTGGTAAAAATTGTACCCACGATTTTCTTTATTTATCAACTTTTGTTTGTGATGCCTACATTGCATGCCAAATATATGGCGATCCTAGTTTTGAACGCTGTTTTGTCTGAAATCCATGAGTTATCTTCATACCATAACATGCAAATCAATATTTCATTACTTGATCCTTGATGCTAGTTACTTGTATTTTCAACATGAATAAATAAGACTTCATCCTATATATTATTGTAATGATAATACTGGCATATTAAGAAACTTTGGTTATGGACTTTTTATCCCCACAAGTGTTAGATGCCTTGGATCTTTGGTTAATGTCGTGTTCAATAAGCTAATTCATAATGTTGCTTCCTTGCTTTGTGTCTTGATGTGATCGTTATTGTTTATCTTGTTCTTTGTATAGGATGTTACTGCCACCAAAGGGAATGAGTTTGAAGACTATTTTCTTAAGCGTGAACTCCTGATGGGAATATATGAGAAAGGATTTGAAAATCCCTCCCCAATCCAAGAAGAAAGCATTCCTATTGCATTAACTGGTAGTGATATTCTTGCTAGAGCAAAAAATGGAACTGGCAAGACAGCTGCATTTTGTATTCCTGCACTGGAAAAGATCGACCAGGACAAAAATGCTATTCAAGGTTTGGTCTGCATCCTCACTTGATCTGATAGATACTTCTTTGGGGGTCAAATGTATTACCCGTGCCTTGATAGTAATAGCTGATAGAAACTTTGACATGTATATTTGCTTCTTCCCAACACGGggttttatttgtttttgtttCGGTGTACCTGTGCATTAGTCAGCTATATAGTACTAGAAAGTTTTAATAATCGAATGCTGCCTCCTGTTATTTGTAGTTGTTATAGTTGTTCCCACAAGGGAACTGGCTCTACAGAcatcccaagtttgcaaagagcTTGGCAAGCACCTGAAGATTCAAGTTATGGTCACCACTGGTGGAACTAGCCTGAAGGATGATATTGTTCGTCTATATCAACCTGTCCATTTACTTGTTGGAACGCCTGGACGTATTTTGGACCTTACGAAGAAAGGTGTTTGCATCTTGAAGGACTGTTCAATGCTTGTTATGGACGAGGTAATTCATTCTAAGCGTATCTaagtagtcacattgcttgcattgTCTTGTAAATGTCTGTTTTTTTAATCTTAATACATGGTGAATTTGTTCACTTGTATTTGTATCTGTCTGTTTGGATGCTGGTTGCTGACCATACTTTGCCACTATGTTCTGAAAAGTTTTCGAACCCACAGTTTATGTAGCTACTTGTGGCAACTAGCATTTTTTTGCTGGGCCTGTTTGGTAGTTAGGCAAGTTGACTGAGTTTAAGTTAACACCTGCTCTGGTTCATGGCCACACCTGTGTTAAGTACTCTTTGCCAAGAGAGTCGCGCACATCACCGACTCAGAGAACTGTTGAAAGATGCCCTTAGACTTAGCCAAAATGTGGCTCCTATTTTGACAATGTAACATAGCTTGATAAGTACTCCTTGGGTTTGAGCAAAAGAAGTTGTGAAGTTTGCAACCTTAAGTAGTAGTACGTGAACCAAACATGCCAGGGGTTTATAACTGGTTGGTAACTTGGTATGGAGCTGAGCAATTGTGCCGCACGCCCGCACCATAACTTTAGTTGCAAACATAACTTGAGTTCATCAGCAAACTAAATAGTTATTACATCTCATACTATGCCTTCAGTCGTCATTGTAGAAGTGCCTTAAGAAAACCATTTCAGAAGAGGAATTTGTAGCTATTGGACTATGCCTACGCCGATTCTGTTTTCCCTGACTCAACATGCAAATATATGATTCGTCCCTCAACCGCTACATCAAGTAACTGCCCTTTCTAGTTCCTGTCGAACAAATAAGGTTTTTTGAAATCAAACTGTAACATCGAATTCATTACTATTTAGTTCATTTGGAAAAAACAACAAGAATGTGAAAAAAATCATGAGAAAGCATGTATACTTGCAAGCAATAATAACCCCGTGAAAAAAATGAGTTCCTGTATTTAtgctaaatagtactccctccgttacttctagtgttagatacatccatatctagacaaatctaaaacaagaattttgggatggaggtaaTAGTTGGTAGTGAGAAGCACTGGCATTAAGATCATTGCTTAAGTTACTTGTGATTTGTGAATAAGAATGATAGAAAGATGAAACACTGGTAAAGAGTATGTATGAAGGCAAGGTTAGTCTGTAAAAGAATTGAGTTATGGTTCCTAAAGACAGATAGTACCTGAAGCTGAGAAACAAGGTGGCGGCGCCCTCGTCTTTATCTTGTAATATACTATAATGAAATGCATTGAAGCTATTTTCTCTTGGGTTACATGTCTAGCCTACCCCAACCTGCTTGGGACATTATAGTAAATGTATTGAAGCTATTTTTGTTTGTAGAATTTAACCTGAATGAATTTGCTTCTGTAGTCTTGGGCTTGTCAATAAATAAATATATCTACATACACATGTTTGTGCTTTCTTATGAGAGGTTGGCTTTTCGCAGGCAGACAAGCTTCTCTCTCCTGAATTTCAACCTTCTATAGAGCAGTTGATCCGTTACCTTCCAGCGAGTCGACAGATTTTAATGTTTTCAGCAACATTCCCTGTGACTGTCAAGGAGTTCAAGGATAAATATCTGCCTAAACCTTATGTTATTAACCTCATGGATGAACTTACACTGAAGGGAATTACACAATTCTATGCTTTTGTAGAAGAAAGGCAGAAAGTTCATTGTCTTAACACCCTCTTTTCCAAGGTTTAATAACTGTCTCTTAATTTAGTTGGACATTTTGATCTCCCGCATACATATAAATAATCCAATTTATGTTTATATCGGTACAGCTTCAAATAAATCAGTCAATAATATTCTGCAACTCTGTAAATCGTGTTGAGCTATTAGCGAAAAAGATCACGGAGCTTGGTTACTCATGCTTCTACATCCATGCAAAGATGCTGCAGGACCACCGTAACAGAGTTTTCCATGATTTCCGTAATGGGGCATGCAGGAACCTTGTTTGTACAGGTAAGTAATTATGTGTCTTCTGTATTGCCCGTTTTCTGTTTCGAACTCATTGCTAGTTCATCTCCCTTTGTATGCTATCTGGTCTGAGTTATCTGTGTTCTTGCGTACAAATAACATATTTGTGTCACTCAATCTAAGCTTGTCTTCATCCTTGCCATTATGCAATTTATTTTGATGAAAAGGCACAGTCCACTTGAAATTTTAACTCGGTCTAATCAATCACTTATACATGTTTTGTCCTCAATAAATCATCTATTTAGTTTGCTGTTTTAAATTTCAGTAGAGTTCTATCCCCGAAGAGATACTTGTCAAATGTCAAGTGACTAACTAAGAGACGAGTGTCTCAAATTAGTTCTGGCAGTGAAAGACACAATCGAAAAGAAAAATCTAATATTGTTGTTTCATGCCAGTCAATTTTCCAGTGATCACTTCAAACTTCCATCAACTGCTTGTTATAAGCAGAATCACTTCAGTGGTGAATTTATTAAGAAATAGatgctactccctccgatccatattaattgacgctgGTTTAGTACAAAGTACAATTTTGTATTAAACCAGCTTCAGTTAATATGGATCTAGGGAGTAGTAAAATTGTTTAGTAGTTGTTGGACTTGTTGCTGGAAACCTGGAAGAAGTGTGTGGCATACCATTTGTTCAAGTTTCTTACGTCTGTGGCTTCATCTTTTTCAGATCTTTTCACAAGGGGGATAGATATTCAAGCTGTTAATGTTGTTATCAATTTTGATTTCCCCAAGAGCTCTGAAACGTATCTCCACAGGGTATGCAAATGATTTTTTTGACTCAATTTCTCATACCGTGACAATCAAATTTTCGTATGTATTACGTATTCTGGGAATATTGTTTTATCTGTTCCACAATCCCGCGCCCTGTTCGGAACGTGGCACAAAACAAAGGGATAGAAAAATGCGTAGGAATAGGATGGAGGCCAAAGTGAAAACCTACAGGCTTGAAATTGCAGTAAAAAGTTCAACTAGTGGTGTTCGGAACGCCAGAAAGCCAGCATAGGAGATATAATAAATTAACGGACAGATTAAAAACTTAAGGGCAATCGGCTGTGCTTGCCTCTTGGTGAATCATTGTTACACCTCTTGGTGAATCATTGTTACACGTGAACACGGACCACATGCACCACCATCGTTTTGCTTTAACGTGCCATTGGATGGTCCATCTGAACCAGGTCCACCCTGCTTCTACAGTCAAATGCATCAAAACCACCAGTCCAGGGCTGCACCTGTTTGCCTTGGTCCTACACAAAAAATGAGCTTCGAGCGCATGCTGAAGTTCCTCTGAAAAACGGAGGGTAGGAAGCCTTTTCTTTGGAATCAGTGTGGCTGTTCCTTTGCACTGAATGCTCCGAAGG encodes the following:
- the LOC123144934 gene encoding DEAD-box ATP-dependent RNA helicase 8 is translated as MDPRARYPPGTGNGRGGNPNYYGRGPPLSQNNHHHHQQTSGAHQQQYVQRQPQPQPQQHHQNNHQQQHHQNNHQQQHHQNHHHHHQQQQQQWLRRNQINAAGTSGPKVVGPPPAAVGNDPSSQDWKAQLKLPPADTRFRTEDVTATKGNEFEDYFLKRELLMGIYEKGFENPSPIQEESIPIALTGSDILARAKNGTGKTAAFCIPALEKIDQDKNAIQVVIVVPTRELALQTSQVCKELGKHLKIQVMVTTGGTSLKDDIVRLYQPVHLLVGTPGRILDLTKKGVCILKDCSMLVMDEADKLLSPEFQPSIEQLIRYLPASRQILMFSATFPVTVKEFKDKYLPKPYVINLMDELTLKGITQFYAFVEERQKVHCLNTLFSKLQINQSIIFCNSVNRVELLAKKITELGYSCFYIHAKMLQDHRNRVFHDFRNGACRNLVCTDLFTRGIDIQAVNVVINFDFPKSSETYLHRVGRSGRFGHLGLAVNLITYEDRFNLYRIEQELGTEIKPIPPQIDQAIYCQ